One genomic window of Gammaproteobacteria bacterium includes the following:
- the mraY gene encoding phospho-N-acetylmuramoyl-pentapeptide-transferase, which translates to MLFWLTQLLQHFYEGFRVFQYLTFRSILGALTALSIALWLGPWMIARLTRYQIGQVVRNDGPQTHLSKAGTPTMGGTLILVAIATSILLWGNLANRYVWLLLLGMLGFGTIGWLDDYLKLRVKSSTGLRARWKYLAQSVLGLAIALILFFTAKTPADTSLLIPFFKNASIQLGIFYIFFSYFVIVGSSNAVNLTDGLDGLAILPTVLVGGALGVFAYLSGNVEFSKYLTIPYIPGAGEAAIFCASLVGAGLGFLWFNTYPAQVFMGDVGALGLGASLGIVSVIVRQELVLFIMGGIFVVETLSVVIQVTSFKLTGRRIFKMAPLHHHFELKGWPEPRVIVRFWIITFVLVLCGLASLKLR; encoded by the coding sequence ATGCTATTTTGGCTCACTCAATTATTGCAACACTTCTACGAAGGTTTTCGCGTTTTTCAATACCTGACTTTTCGTTCCATTCTAGGAGCACTCACTGCGCTTAGCATCGCGTTATGGTTAGGCCCCTGGATGATAGCCAGACTCACTCGCTATCAAATAGGTCAAGTTGTGCGTAATGATGGACCGCAAACACATCTTTCCAAGGCTGGCACTCCAACCATGGGCGGCACGCTGATTTTAGTTGCCATAGCCACCAGCATATTATTATGGGGTAATCTTGCCAATCGTTATGTTTGGTTGTTACTACTCGGGATGCTAGGTTTTGGTACCATTGGTTGGTTAGATGACTATCTTAAACTGCGAGTAAAAAGCTCAACAGGTCTCAGAGCACGCTGGAAATACCTAGCGCAATCGGTATTGGGTTTGGCCATTGCATTAATATTATTTTTTACCGCAAAAACGCCAGCAGATACTTCCTTACTAATTCCTTTCTTTAAAAATGCCAGCATACAGCTTGGCATTTTTTATATTTTTTTCAGCTATTTTGTGATCGTTGGCAGCAGTAATGCCGTGAATTTGACCGATGGCCTCGATGGCCTCGCTATACTCCCTACTGTTTTAGTGGGCGGAGCACTTGGGGTGTTTGCCTATCTCAGCGGTAATGTTGAGTTCTCCAAATATTTAACCATTCCTTACATCCCTGGCGCAGGTGAAGCCGCTATATTTTGTGCTAGCCTGGTAGGCGCTGGTTTAGGTTTCCTCTGGTTTAATACTTATCCTGCACAAGTTTTTATGGGCGATGTCGGCGCACTAGGGTTAGGCGCTTCCTTAGGCATTGTCTCAGTCATCGTCAGACAGGAATTGGTCTTGTTTATTATGGGCGGAATATTTGTAGTAGAAACTTTGTCCGTAGTCATTCAAGTCACTTCTTTTAAACTTACAGGCAGACGCATTTTTAAAATGGCGCCACTGCACCATCATTTTGAACTCAAAGGCTGGCCTGAACCTCGAGTAATAGTACGCTTTTGGATTATCACGTTTGTGTTGGTATTGTGCGGGCTCGCTTCGCTGAAACTGCGTTGA
- the murF gene encoding UDP-N-acetylmuramoyl-tripeptide--D-alanyl-D-alanine ligase: MKLSQTASLIQGRLTGSDVDFNGVSTDTRTLQPGELFIAIKGANFDGHDFIARAEEQKAAALLVQHPVKSQLPYVLVNNTITALGQLATHHRQQFSIPLIGVTGSCGKTTVKAMIASILSHCGEVLFSESSFNNDIGLPLTLMRLNPSHQYAVIEMGTNHFGEIAALTQIARPTVALINNAAAAHLEGLGDVKGVSRAKGEIFQGLTADGVGIINADDTYASYWETLVTPRKMLHFSIAKNADIMAKNIQLDANGKAHFTLITPQGETVIKLPLLGRHNVANALAAASAACAVHAPLSAIKAGLEGVIAVKKRLNEYSAYNGARLIDDTYNANPLSFKAAIEILANLPGERILVLGDMRELGNQEQHYHQELGLEARRLGIERVFAFGELSKATTQAFGAQGQHFQDHETLIQTLKTNLNDNTTVLVKGSRSMHMERVVEALIVN; this comes from the coding sequence ATGAAACTATCCCAAACCGCCTCTCTCATACAAGGCCGACTCACAGGATCTGATGTTGATTTTAATGGCGTCAGCACCGATACCCGCACACTGCAGCCTGGTGAATTGTTTATTGCCATTAAAGGCGCTAACTTTGATGGCCATGATTTCATAGCAAGAGCAGAAGAACAGAAAGCGGCAGCATTACTAGTACAACACCCCGTCAAATCACAGCTGCCCTATGTTCTGGTTAACAATACCATTACCGCTTTAGGGCAACTCGCCACCCATCACCGCCAACAGTTTTCCATTCCGTTAATCGGCGTCACTGGCAGCTGTGGAAAAACTACCGTGAAAGCGATGATTGCCAGCATTCTTTCTCACTGTGGCGAAGTGCTATTCAGCGAAAGCAGCTTTAATAATGATATTGGACTGCCGTTAACTTTGATGCGACTTAATCCTAGCCACCAATATGCTGTGATCGAAATGGGAACTAACCATTTTGGCGAAATCGCTGCCTTAACCCAAATAGCTCGACCCACCGTAGCCTTGATTAATAATGCCGCTGCTGCGCATTTGGAAGGATTAGGCGATGTCAAAGGCGTATCACGCGCCAAAGGTGAAATTTTTCAAGGGCTCACAGCGGATGGTGTTGGCATTATCAATGCAGATGATACTTATGCATCCTATTGGGAAACCCTGGTCACTCCACGAAAAATGCTGCATTTCAGCATAGCTAAAAACGCCGACATCATGGCGAAAAATATACAACTAGACGCCAACGGCAAAGCCCATTTCACGTTAATCACCCCGCAAGGTGAAACTGTTATCAAACTCCCTCTGCTAGGCCGCCATAATGTCGCTAACGCCCTAGCCGCTGCCAGTGCCGCCTGCGCAGTACATGCTCCCCTATCAGCGATAAAGGCCGGCCTTGAAGGTGTTATTGCCGTTAAAAAACGTTTGAATGAATATTCCGCCTACAATGGTGCACGCTTAATAGATGACACATACAATGCTAATCCCCTGTCGTTTAAAGCTGCTATTGAAATCTTAGCTAACCTACCTGGCGAGAGAATTTTAGTATTAGGCGATATGCGCGAACTGGGTAATCAAGAACAGCATTATCATCAAGAATTAGGCCTAGAAGCACGCCGCCTGGGTATTGAACGGGTTTTTGCTTTTGGTGAATTAAGCAAGGCAACAACACAAGCCTTCGGCGCACAAGGTCAACATTTTCAGGATCATGAGACATTAATCCAAACTTTAAAAACGAATCTCAATGATAATACGACAGTTTTAGTTAAAGGTTCACGTTCTATGCATATGGAGCGGGTTGTAGAAGCTTTAATTGTCAACTAG